The sequence below is a genomic window from Lolium perenne isolate Kyuss_39 chromosome 4, Kyuss_2.0, whole genome shotgun sequence.
TCATCTCTACATTTGGCTGGATGGAGTTTCTGTGGTAAACTTACAGCATCAGATATTCTTGTAACACCCTGCGGGAGTTTCCGGGTTCTTCGATCAAAGCTTAAATCCCTGAAACAAGCAAATAAGAGAAAGATCAGAAAAGATTTCCGTTCTGCCTTCCGGCTGCTAAAGTCTCTGTTCAGGGGAGTGCCGCAAATGCCTAGAGAATTTAGGCATCTTCTCAAGCTTATGAAGAATTTCAAGGAAGAAGATCGCCTAGTGGTGAATACTCACGCCGCTGGTATGAATGAGCAAGATAAAATGGGCTTAGTAGAGAGATGCTACAGGAGGTATGACGCCCTTGAACAACAGGATCCTTCTGCCTATAAGAACATCACAGACAGGCTACCATTCTGCAAGGTTGGGAAAAAGCATTGGAAGAAGAGAATCAAGATCAACAAATACCTCATGCGCCATCTGAACTACCAGAGGCCAATAATTATACGTGGAAAATTTACTGCTGGCCCAAAGACGTATTACCCTGACACTGGCCGAGGTGTTGTGAAGTACACACGGAACTCCGTTGAACATCTGAGCGACCAACAGGCAACAGAGCTGTCCAAAGCTGAGAAGAAAAAGAGGAAGAGGGACCGCGAGGCAGGTATTACCGTTGAAGCAAAGAAGAACTTTGAGGACGTCCAGTGCTACCACATGATAGCAAAATCTCTGCCTGGGCTCCTGTGTGAGTTCTGCAGGCTTCTTAACGATGAGGGTTATTTGGAAGTTTGCCTTGGTAATGTTTATTATTTAGTTATTCCATTTGTTTGTTGCATCTAGCTGTTTATAACTACAAACTGAGCACATGCTTTTTATTTACAGGCCCAACACCTACTTCGTATATTGAAACTGCTCTAGATGGTTATGATGATGAGAGCTCATACaggaaaaagagaaa
It includes:
- the LOC127292755 gene encoding uncharacterized protein, producing the protein MAIPRDSLVDFTVSKRGAKCCTSFDKHVLGRKVVKTVTVPGANPGKGNLCVETMFLQHTLRALVFFYSSLHLAGWSFCGKLTASDILVTPCGSFRVLRSKLKSLKQANKRKIRKDFRSAFRLLKSLFRGVPQMPREFRHLLKLMKNFKEEDRLVVNTHAAGMNEQDKMGLVERCYRRYDALEQQDPSAYKNITDRLPFCKVGKKHWKKRIKINKYLMRHLNYQRPIIIRGKFTAGPKTYYPDTGRGVVKYTRNSVEHLSDQQATELSKAEKKKRKRDREAGITVEAKKNFEDVQCYHMIAKSLPGLLCEFCRLLNDEGYLEVCLGPTPTSYIETALDGYDDESSYRKKRKKSV